In Rhodopirellula sp. P2, the DNA window TTGAGCCCGCATGGCCCGCAGTTCGTCGTACCGAATGGTGACTCGCATGGTCGAAAGTCGATTTGGGTAGACCTCCAGGAAACGCTTGGCCCATTCTCGCAGTGCCACCGCATCCTGGGGAGTGTCTTTCCAGTTCACCACTTCGGCCCGATGCGCGTACCACTTGAACGTTTGTTGGTGCCGCGGTGTCAATAAAATCGCGTCTTCCGGCGTGCTGGCCCGCACGAATTGGCAAACCGCGATCCAGTCTTCCATCGTTTGACGCTGCTCGGCGTACCCCGCGTCCGCGTTCAGCCCCAGCAAGCGATTGCTGACCGAAACCGGAACTCCGGTCTGAATGCGTTCCCAGCAGGCCTGGGCGAACATCCCGATCACGACCACGGCTCCCAGCCGGCCAAGCCAAACGGTCGGCCGCCCGGTCTCTCCTGAGCTGGCGGATCTTCCCCAGGAAAAAAATTGCTTCGACAAGCAGAAATGGACCACCAGGAATGCCAATGTGAGCGGCGTGCTCGCGTCGGCCAACCGAAACCAGTAGAACCGAAGCCACTTGGCGGCTTGATCGGGGTACACCGCCGGAAGCGTTCCAATCAGCAGCCCAATCAGGCTGATTCCCATCGCTCCGACGGCAAAGCAGCCCAAAATGCGGAAACCAATGGCTCGCTGGATATCGGTGCTGCGGGAGCTGCTTGAGGGCAAATCTCGGTTGGAAGCATCGTGGGTTGCCTGCTCGGGCCTTTGCCGCCAGGCGGTGAACAGGCCCGCCAAACAAGCCACGGTCAGCAATGCGTGACGGAGGTACCAATCCAAATGGAACGCCGCGGGCATCAGGTGGTGCGAGATCCGGAAGTAAGCGTAGATCCTCGCCGCAGAAATTTGCTCGGCTTCGGTGGCTCCCCAGGACATTGCCGCGGCGGGAACCAACCCAAATAGTGACAACGCTCCTCCGAGGAACAGGCCTCGGCTGAAAAAGAGGGGACTCGGGGAGGGGTCAGTGCTCGCTGTTTGGTCAGCCAAGGCAGAAACCCGCCAGCGTTTTGGTCCACGTTCGGTGATCCAGAATGCAAAGGCGGCTGCAACGACTGACCAGCCTCCGGTCAGCACATGAAATCCTGCGGCGGCGCCCATCCAAACCCAGCCCCGTGACCACCGACGCTGGACGATGTCTGCCAAGCCGAACAAGACCAATCCATAGGCGGGGACCTTCGCTTCGATCCCACCCACGACCCATTCACCGGCCAAGTTGCCATGCTGGATCCCCAAAATCCAAAGGATCAAGACCCACACGCTGCTCATCGGTGGCATCTGCATTGCGCGGGTCAGGCGAAGCAGACCGGCGGCCAAGATCGACCAGCCGACGATTCGCCCGATCCAGGCGGTCGCGTTGAGTGAGACGAATTGAGTCGGCCACCCAAACAGCCAGTAGTAGGTCGTGTGGGCTTTGCCCGAGGACGCGAACAGATCGTTGACGCACCAATCTGGTTGCCAGAAGTTTTTGGCCTTCACCAAGTAGTGAGCTTCATTGACTCCGGGAGCAGCGTCGCCGGCGTACAAAAAACACACGCCCATCAACGCCAGCCAACTCCATCCCCATGCTGATCGTGAGAGGCGATCGGGCCTTTCCAGCCTTGGCTTTGGCGTCGTCACGGAATCGCCCAACGGATCGCGGCCAACATGCTATTGACGCTGGCCTTGCCTTGCCAGGCTAAATCCATGGCCGTCCCGTGGTCGACGCTGGTGCGAATGATGGGCAGTCCCAGCGTGACGTTGACGGCATCGTCAAATGACAATGCTTTCAGCGGGATCAACCCTTGGTCGTGATACATGCAAACGTAGATGTCGATTCGCTCTCGCATCGCGGGCGTGAACGCGGTGTCGGGTGACAATGGCCCTTCGATCGTCCATCCAGCCTGCCGCGCCGTTTCAATCGCAGGCAGGATGATCTGCTCTTCTTCTTGGTGGCTGAACAGCCCGTTTTCACCGGCATGCGGGTTCAGTCCACAAACGGCGATGCGAGGTGGTAGCAAACTGCCGCGTCTTTGGTTGCGACGCTGGACTGTTTCGCCGGCGAGGTGAATCGTGCGAACCAGCGATTCGGTGTTCAGTTGCGAGGCCACATCGGCCAGCGGAATGTGAATGGTTTCTAAGACGCAGGCGATCGTGTCGCTGGCCAGCATCATGCGGACATCCGCGGGTTTGCCCTGCACTGCCCTGCCCGCTCGATCGGCCAGCAGTTCCGTGTGCCCCGGGAAATCGATCCCCGCCTGATGCCAGGCTTCCTTTTGGATGGGGCCCGTCACGATGGCATCGACGTGGCCCGAGACCGCCGCGTCGATGGCGTCGGTGACAGATCGATAGGAGGCTCGTCCGGTCGCGGCGCTGAATTTCCCGGGGGTGAAGCCCGCGAGTTCTTCCGCGGTGAGCTTCCCACAATCGACAATCCTTCCCTGCGGTGCGTCACTGGGTGCCGCGAGCGTTGGTGCGGCCAGGAAATCAGCCAGCGAAATCACGTCCGGGCAATCGCAGCCGAGTTGATCCGCAGCACGCTGGTAGATCGCTGCGTCACCAAACAGCAGTGGGATACCGGACGATTGGACCTCCGGTGAATCCCAGACTCGAAGGGCGACTTCTGGGCCGATGCCAGCGGCGTCTCCGATCGTGATCGCGAGCTGAGGCGTTGAACGATTCGCTTGGGGAGGTGGGGTGGAATGCATGGTGTTGGGGGTGGGGGCGTCCGTCATGGCGACACCGAGGCTCGACCTCGCGGTCCCAGACGACCGAACATCCGGTCCAGTTCATCCCGGCTGAAGAACAACGCTGTCGGCCGACCATGTGGGCAGTGGTGTGTCTCTTGGTACAGATCCTTTTGTTCCAGCAGGCTGGTGATCTCTTCGGGGGAGAGGGGATCGCCCGCTTTCACGGCGGCTTTGCAAGCGACGGTGCTGAGCAAATGATTCAGCAGATCCTTGGGGTTGGGATCGCGGCCAGCACCCATCACGGATTCCAGCACTGTTCGCAGCATTTCAGCGGGCGGTTTGTTCGGCAGCATCGCCGGGTAGGACTGGATCAAAATCGTTTCGCCGCCGAAGTCTTCGATTTCCAAACCGATGCGGCGGAGCGTGTCTTTGGCCTCCAGAGCGGCGGCGCGTTCGGCAGGTGTCAGCGACACGGG includes these proteins:
- a CDS encoding DUF6798 domain-containing protein, with amino-acid sequence MGDSVTTPKPRLERPDRLSRSAWGWSWLALMGVCFLYAGDAAPGVNEAHYLVKAKNFWQPDWCVNDLFASSGKAHTTYYWLFGWPTQFVSLNATAWIGRIVGWSILAAGLLRLTRAMQMPPMSSVWVLILWILGIQHGNLAGEWVVGGIEAKVPAYGLVLFGLADIVQRRWSRGWVWMGAAAGFHVLTGGWSVVAAAFAFWITERGPKRWRVSALADQTASTDPSPSPLFFSRGLFLGGALSLFGLVPAAAMSWGATEAEQISAARIYAYFRISHHLMPAAFHLDWYLRHALLTVACLAGLFTAWRQRPEQATHDASNRDLPSSSSRSTDIQRAIGFRILGCFAVGAMGISLIGLLIGTLPAVYPDQAAKWLRFYWFRLADASTPLTLAFLVVHFCLSKQFFSWGRSASSGETGRPTVWLGRLGAVVVIGMFAQACWERIQTGVPVSVSNRLLGLNADAGYAEQRQTMEDWIAVCQFVRASTPEDAILLTPRHQQTFKWYAHRAEVVNWKDTPQDAVALREWAKRFLEVYPNRLSTMRVTIRYDELRAMRAQYGCDWIVVDRRVVGAELPLVQIYPAANQRNSTYAVYELP
- the pdxA gene encoding 4-hydroxythreonine-4-phosphate dehydrogenase PdxA, translating into MTDAPTPNTMHSTPPPQANRSTPQLAITIGDAAGIGPEVALRVWDSPEVQSSGIPLLFGDAAIYQRAADQLGCDCPDVISLADFLAAPTLAAPSDAPQGRIVDCGKLTAEELAGFTPGKFSAATGRASYRSVTDAIDAAVSGHVDAIVTGPIQKEAWHQAGIDFPGHTELLADRAGRAVQGKPADVRMMLASDTIACVLETIHIPLADVASQLNTESLVRTIHLAGETVQRRNQRRGSLLPPRIAVCGLNPHAGENGLFSHQEEEQIILPAIETARQAGWTIEGPLSPDTAFTPAMRERIDIYVCMYHDQGLIPLKALSFDDAVNVTLGLPIIRTSVDHGTAMDLAWQGKASVNSMLAAIRWAIP